The nucleotide sequence CATTGATGTATGCAAATGAAGCCCCCATGGGTGTTTCTTATTATTTCAGGCTGATCAGTTATGAGCTCAAGTGGAATAATCCCAAAACTATAaacatcactttttttttttttggttaaggTTTTCTATTGGTAGTATACGGCGCCGAGCATGATAATGGGAAAGGCTAAGGAGAAGACATCTTGATTCATTAGTTTTTGAAACTCAAATTTAGTTGGAGGTTTGAGTAAGCATTTAATTAACTGAATCAAAATCTCTATTAATTGTATTGTTAACCAActtcaaaaatattaattaaattaattaaattgaaattgagaaaaattaaaattgaaattaattgaaattgaaaatattTAGTTGATTATCAGTTATAATCGAATTAATTCATCGAataaatgaaatatatattttatattataaattatttaataaaatagtaataaaaatatatgtataatttttttatttataaaaaataataaatataatttaatgttattaaaataataattataaattaaatattattataaaatcataaaaataataattataaataatatattattaataaaattataattaatatattaaaaataactaaactaataataaaaaataaaaatttttattattattaataaaaaatgaatcAAATTAAACTTATTATTACCAAAATAActgaattttattaatttagtttattttttttattataattaaataatacgcTTCCACTTAGAAGTTATTTTTTAATaggataaaaatatttattattaaaataactgaATATTATTAGTttagtttgattttttttattataattgaaTAATACGCTCCCTACTCAGAGGCTCATCTTTTAATAGGAAAAAACATTTATTTGACAAATTGGTGCTTCCAATTTGCAGCCTGGTGGCTGTGCAAACATaccaaattattattataaaaaaatatctaaattcatttaattttatattttttaattgataatctacataaaaaatatttttattaataatttatattttaaaatttaataactttataaaatatttaaattctatttatttaaaatataatatataaaaatttataaacattattataaaaacatatttcatatttaattaattacaaaCAAGTTCTATTAATGGATACTTAATATGTAAAATTTGAACTCGATCTGAACATATTACAAATATTATACTTCAAATTTAAACTCATCCTAATGTCAATTATATGCTACTTAAACTCATCCTATTAGATTGAATATCCACAAATATCTTATCTGTTACTATCCTAAAATTTTGTAATGATAATTATACATCTCCAAGAAACTTCATAAGCAAATTATTGGTGCAGCTTAATACATTAATATAACTGTTTTTGTCTAAAAgaaaaaagtttaaaaatttcAAGCCAGTACATATGAGATCTATACTTCAGTTTTTACCTTGGACTAGGAGCCAGATCAGTATCAATATTCAAGTGGCTAATTGGTAGTGAATTGCTTGATCTTATGACGCTGGCTTTCATTGTTTGGGATTCTTCAACAGCCATTACTGTAGCCAAGCATTCCTGTAATTCAGCTAGTACATGACTCATGTCTGGCCTCTGTGTTGAAGCGTTTGATACACAGGAAAAGGCAGTCTCCACAGCTTTCCAGGCTGAAGTGGCATCGAATTCTCCATCCAGTCTGGGATCAACAATGGTTAGAATATCACCCCTGTCGATTATAGGTCTAATCCATTGATGTATGCAAATGAAGCCCCCATCGGTCTGTCTTGTTATTGCAGGCTGACCAGTTATGAGCTCAAGTAGAATAATCCCAAAGCTATAAACATCACTTTTTTTGTTAAAGTTTCCTGATGCTTGAGCCCTGTTGCAGACAG is from Hevea brasiliensis isolate MT/VB/25A 57/8 unplaced genomic scaffold, ASM3005281v1 Scaf86, whole genome shotgun sequence and encodes:
- the LOC131177770 gene encoding probable LRR receptor-like serine/threonine-protein kinase At1g07560 gives rise to the protein MALKLQLRCYLNHPKSRLQGISSRGVRCAALDGLFIIGIWFYLNWEILEDFQHLIERKMAWQRSADFGLSGAFTNESYVDPEAQASGNFNKKSDVYSFGIILLELITGQPAITRQTDGGFICIHQWIRPIIDRGDILTIVDPRLDGEFDATSAWKAVETAFSCVSNASTQRPDMSHVLAELQECLATVMAVEESQTMKASVIRSSNSLPISHLNIDTDLAPSPR